A genomic window from Gambusia affinis linkage group LG16, SWU_Gaff_1.0, whole genome shotgun sequence includes:
- the tnika gene encoding TRAF2 and NCK interacting kinase a isoform X7: MACDSSAQSQFEIDLSALKDPSGIFDLVELVGNGTYGQVYKGRHIRTGQLAAIKVMDVATDEEEEIKSEINMLKKYSNHRNIATYFGVFIKKQPPGIDDQLWLVMEFCGAGSVTDLIKNTKGNSLKEDWNAYICREILRGLAHLHQHKVIHRDIKGQNVLLTENAEVKLVDFGVSAQMDRTVGKRNTFIGTPYWMAPEVIACDENPEATYDCKSDLWSLGITAIEMAEGAPPLCDMHPMRALFLIPRNPAPRLKSKKWSRKFQSFIENTLVKSHSNRPSTEHLLLHPFVTELPNERHLRIQLKDHIDRTKKKRGERDETEYEYSGSEEEDEERDKGEPSSIINVPGESTLRRDFLRLQQANKERSEAQRRQQLEQKQNDEHKRLLLAERQKRIEEQKEQRRRLEEQQQRERELRKRFEEQEKIRREEERRQAAREQEYIRRQLEEEQRQLEILQQQLLQEQALLLEYKRKQIIEQRQAELLQMKLQQERAYLVSLQQQQQQEGRQAEKKPLYHFKDASHSNDKPAWAKEVEERSKMNRQSSPALQHKVSHRVSDPSLPPRSESFSSGGMQPTRTPPIHRSIEPQMAHLIPSKAHSGSMSGSPSLQDQTGSAQSEGAGVASPKPEMPRQNAEPSSDTLEPQQHISSREERDRDRTAWLREEDIPPRVPQRTTSISPALVRKNSPNGGGVGPRAGSQLIRASNPDLRRSELSLDAMLQRTSSNSSSSSSPSSQGGSSERRGQTKQVGTPPGANEEVKPKQGEGRESARPSRPADLSALAKELRELRVEEGSRPPVKVTDYSSSSEESESSDEDGEVLGHDGTVAVSDIPRIMPGVQSSSESYGGLAEDPLGGSYNSSRDSTLMMREAEERRRGGHSESNGFSNHSNHGNLPDLVQQSNSPNSTPTTALQELSDMAEFGLSGSKASFTPFVDPRVYQTSPSENDESSAAAMFANELLRQEQARLNEARKISVVNVNPTNIRPHSDTPEIRKYKKRFNSEILCAALWGVNLLVGTENGLMLLDRSGQGKVYNLITRRRFLQMDVLEGLNVLVTISGKKNKLRVYYLSWLRNRILHNDPEVEKKQGWITVGELEGCVHYKVVKYERIKFLVIALKNSVEIYAWAPKPYHKFMAFKSFTELQHRPQLVDLTVEEGQRLKVIYGSCVGFHVIDVDSGNPYDIYIPSHIQSQVTPHAIVVLPKTDGMEMLLCYEDEGVYVNTYGRITKDVVLQWGEMPTSVAYIHSNQIMGWGEKAIEIRSVETGHLDGVFMHKRAQRLKFLCERNDKVFFASVRSGGSSQVFFMTLNRNSMMNW; the protein is encoded by the exons TTGGCAGCCATCAAGGTCATGGATGTCGCTACG gacgaggaggaagagatTAAGTCTGAAATCAACATGCTGAAGAAGTACAGCAATCACAGGAACATCGCCACTTACTTTGGAGTATTCATCAAGAAACAACCTCCTGGCATCGACGACCAGCTTTGG CTTGTCATGGAGTTCTGTGGAGCTGGCTCGGTGACAGACTTGATCAAAAACACCAAGGGCAACTCATTGAAGGAGGACTGGAACGCTTACATCTGCAGAGAGATTCTCAGG GGTCTGGCTCATCTGCATCAGCACAAGGTCATCCACAGAGACATCAAAGGACAGAACGTGCTGCTGACTGAGAACGCCGAGGTCAAGCTAG TGGATTTTGGCGTTTCGGCCCAGATGGACAGAACGGTGGGAAAGAGGAACACATTTATTGGGACACCGTACTGGATGGCGCCAGAGGTTATTGCCTGTGATGAAAACCCTGAAGCCACCTACGACTGCAAG AGTGATTTATGGTCCCTGGGGATCACAGCGATAGAGATGGCTGAAGGAGCGCCTC CGCTGTGTGATATGCACCCAATGAGAGCCCTCTTCCTCATTCCACGCAACCCAGCCCCCAGACTCAAATCAAAGAAATG GTCAAGGAAGTTCCAGTCATTCATTGAAAACACTCTGGTGAAGAGCCACAGCAACAGGCCCAGCACAGAGCATCTCCTCTTGCATCCCTTCGTCACAGAGCTTCCCAACGAGAGACACCTCCGCATCCAGCTGAAGGACCACATCGACCGcacgaagaagaagagaggagagaggg ACGAGACAGAGTACGAGTACAGCGGCAGCgaagaggaagacgaggagagGGATAAAGGCGAACCAAG CTCCATCATCAACGTCCCGGGGGAGTCGACCTTAAGGCGAGATTTCTTGCGCCTCCAGCAGGCCAACAAGGAGCGCTCGGAGGcgcagcggcggcagcagctggagcagaaGCAGAACGACGAGCACAAGCGCTTGCTGCTGGCTGAGCGGCAGAAGCGCATCGAGGAGCAGAAGGAGCAGAGGAGGCGGCTGGAGGAG cagcagcagagggagcGTGAGCTGAGGAAGAGGTTTGAGGAACAGGAGAAGATCCgaagggaggaggagaggaggcaaGCAGCCAGAGAACAg GAGTATATCCGTagacagctggaggaggaacaGAGACAGTTAGAGattctccagcagcagctcctacaAGAACAGGCATTATTGCTG GAGTACAAGCGTAAACAGATCATAGAGCAGCGACAGGCAGAACTCCTGCAGATGAAGCTCCAGCAGGAGAGAGCCTACCTGGTGTCtctacaacagcagcagcagcaggaggggaGGCAAGCGGAAAAGAAACCGCTTTACCACTTCAAGGATGCCAGCCATTCTAATGACAAGCCAGCCTGGGCTAAGGAG GTGGAGGAGCGATCTAAGATGAACAGGCAGAGCTCGCCAGCGCTGCAGCACAAAGTGTCCCACCGCGTCTCCGacccctccctccctccccgcTCCGAGTCGTTCAGCAGCGGAGGCATGCAGCCCACGCGCACCCCTCCCATCCACCGCTCCATTGAACCACAG ATGGCCCATCTCATTCCCTCGAAGGCCCACTCCGGCTCCATGTCCGGCTCGCCGTCTCTCCAAGACCAGACAGGCTCGGCTCAGAGCGAGGGGGCTGGCGTGGCGTCGCCGAAGCCCGAGATGCCTCGTCAGAACGCAGAGCCCAGCTCTGACACTCTGGAGCCCCAGCAGCACATCAGCAGCAGGGAGGAACGAGATCGAGACAGGACTGCTTGGTTGAGGGAAGAGGATATCCCCCCCAGG GTTCCCCAGAGAACAACCTCCATCTCTCCAGCCCTTGTTAGAAAGAATTCCCCAAATGGTGGTGGTGTGGGCCCTCGCGCCGGTTCCCAGCTCATACGGGCCAG TAATCCGGATCTGCGCCGTTCTGAGCTTTCCCTCGATGCCATGCTGCAAAGAACCTCCTCTAACTCGTCATCATCGTCTTCTCCTTCATCTCAGGGAGGCTCGTCCGAGAGGAGAG GCCAGACCAAGCAGGTCGGAACTCCTCCCGGAGCCAACGAAGAGGTCAAACCCAAACAGGGGGAAGGCCGGGAATCAGCCAGACCCAGCAGACCTGCA GACTTAAGCGCACTGGCTAAGGAACTTAGAGAACTGAGGGTAGAAGAAGGAAGTCGGCCTCCAGTCAAG GTCACAGACTACTCATCCTCCAGCGAAGAATCGGAGAGCAGCGATGAGGACGGGGAGGTGCTGGGGCACGACGGGACCGTTGCCGTTAGCGACATCCCCCGCATCAT GCCGGGAGTCCAGAGCAGCTCTGAGTCGTATGGAGGGCTGGCAGAGGACCCTCTGGGAGGCTCCTATAATAGCTCCAGGGACAGTACTCTGATGATGAGAGAG GCCGAGGAAAGGAGGAGAGGTGGCCACTCCGAAAGCAATGGTTTTAGCAATCacagtaaccatggcaacctcCCTGACCTAGTACAGCAGAGCAACTCTCCCAACTCCACGCCCACCACAGCTCTGCAGGAACTTAGCGACATGGCCGAG tttggttTGAGTGGGTCCAAAGCATCGTTTACTCCCTTCGTCGACCCGCGTGTCTATCAAACCTCCCCGAGTGAAAACGACGAGAGCTCAGCAGCAG CCATGTTTGCCAACGAGCTGCTGAGGCAGGAGCAGGCGCGACTAAACGAAGCCAGAAAGATCTCTGTTGTTAATGTGAACCCCACAAACATCAGACCTCACAGCGACACGCCAGAGATCCGAAAATACAAGAAGCGCTTCAACTCGGAGATCCTGTGTGCCGCGCTCTGGG GTGTGAACCTGTTGGTCGGGACGGAAAATGGTTTAATGCTGCTTGACCGAAGTGGGCAGGGCAAAGTCTACAACCTGATTACGAGACGACGGTTTTTACAGATGGATGTGCTGGAGGGTCTGAATGTGTTAGTCACCATATCTG GGAAAAAGAACAAGCTGCGTGTTTACTATTTGTCCTGGCTGAGGAACAGAATATTACACAATGACCCAGAAGTGGAGAAGAAACAGGGTTGGATCACTGTTGGAGAGCTGGAGGGCTGTGTGCATTATAAAGTTG TAAAGTATGAGAGAATCAAATTCCTGGTGATTGCACTTAAGAACTCAGTGGAAATCTACGCCTGGGCACCAAAACCTTACCACAAATTCATGGCCTTTAAG tCGTTCACTGAGTTGCAGCACCGTCCTCAGCTGGTTGACCTCACAGTGGAGGAAGGCCAGAGGTTAAAAGTTATCTATGGCTCTTGTGTGGGCTTCCATGTCATCGATGTGGACTCAGGCAATCCCTACGACATTTACATCCCCTCACAT ATCCAGAGTCAGGTGACGCCCCATGCCATCGTTGTTCTCCCTAAGACCGATGGAATGGAGATGCTGTTGTGCTATGAGGACGAGGGGGTCTACGTCAACACGTATGGACGCATCACCAAGGACGTGGTGCTACAGTGGGGGGAGATGCCTACCTCTGTTG CCTATATCCATTCTAATCAGATTATGGGCTGGGGGGAGAAAGCCATAGAGATCCGCTCCGTTGAGACGGGTCATCTGGACGGCGTGTTCATGCACAAGAGAGCCCAGAGACTTAAATTCCTGTGTGAGCGCAATGATAAG GTGTTCTTTGCGTCGGTGCGTTCGGGAGGTAGTAGCCAGGTGTTCTTCATGACCCTCAACAGAAACTCGATGATGAACTGGTGA
- the tnika gene encoding TRAF2 and NCK interacting kinase a isoform X16: MACDSSAQSQFEIDLSALKDPSGIFDLVELVGNGTYGQVYKGRHIRTGQLAAIKVMDVATDEEEEIKSEINMLKKYSNHRNIATYFGVFIKKQPPGIDDQLWLVMEFCGAGSVTDLIKNTKGNSLKEDWNAYICREILRGLAHLHQHKVIHRDIKGQNVLLTENAEVKLVDFGVSAQMDRTVGKRNTFIGTPYWMAPEVIACDENPEATYDCKSDLWSLGITAIEMAEGAPPLCDMHPMRALFLIPRNPAPRLKSKKWSRKFQSFIENTLVKSHSNRPSTEHLLLHPFVTELPNERHLRIQLKDHIDRTKKKRGERDETEYEYSGSEEEDEERDKGEPSSIINVPGESTLRRDFLRLQQANKERSEAQRRQQLEQKQNDEHKRLLLAERQKRIEEQKEQRRRLEEQQQRERELRKRFEEQEKIRREEERRQAAREQEYKRKQIIEQRQAELLQMKLQQERAYLVSLQQQQQQEGRQAEKKPLYHFKDASHSNDKPAWAKEMAHLIPSKAHSGSMSGSPSLQDQTGSAQSEGAGVASPKPEMPRQNAEPSSDTLEPQQHISSREERDRDRTAWLREEDIPPRVPQRTTSISPALVRKNSPNGGGVGPRAGSQLIRASNPDLRRSELSLDAMLQRTSSNSSSSSSPSSQGGSSERRGQTKQVGTPPGANEEVKPKQGEGRESARPSRPASYKKAIDEDLSALAKELRELRVEEGSRPPVKVTDYSSSSEESESSDEDGEVLGHDGTVAVSDIPRIMPGVQSSSESYGGLAEDPLGGSYNSSRDSTLMMREAEERRRGGHSESNGFSNHSNHGNLPDLVQQSNSPNSTPTTALQELSDMAEFGLSGSKASFTPFVDPRVYQTSPSENDESSAAAMFANELLRQEQARLNEARKISVVNVNPTNIRPHSDTPEIRKYKKRFNSEILCAALWGVNLLVGTENGLMLLDRSGQGKVYNLITRRRFLQMDVLEGLNVLVTISGKKNKLRVYYLSWLRNRILHNDPEVEKKQGWITVGELEGCVHYKVVKYERIKFLVIALKNSVEIYAWAPKPYHKFMAFKSFTELQHRPQLVDLTVEEGQRLKVIYGSCVGFHVIDVDSGNPYDIYIPSHIQSQVTPHAIVVLPKTDGMEMLLCYEDEGVYVNTYGRITKDVVLQWGEMPTSVAYIHSNQIMGWGEKAIEIRSVETGHLDGVFMHKRAQRLKFLCERNDKVFFASVRSGGSSQVFFMTLNRNSMMNW, encoded by the exons TTGGCAGCCATCAAGGTCATGGATGTCGCTACG gacgaggaggaagagatTAAGTCTGAAATCAACATGCTGAAGAAGTACAGCAATCACAGGAACATCGCCACTTACTTTGGAGTATTCATCAAGAAACAACCTCCTGGCATCGACGACCAGCTTTGG CTTGTCATGGAGTTCTGTGGAGCTGGCTCGGTGACAGACTTGATCAAAAACACCAAGGGCAACTCATTGAAGGAGGACTGGAACGCTTACATCTGCAGAGAGATTCTCAGG GGTCTGGCTCATCTGCATCAGCACAAGGTCATCCACAGAGACATCAAAGGACAGAACGTGCTGCTGACTGAGAACGCCGAGGTCAAGCTAG TGGATTTTGGCGTTTCGGCCCAGATGGACAGAACGGTGGGAAAGAGGAACACATTTATTGGGACACCGTACTGGATGGCGCCAGAGGTTATTGCCTGTGATGAAAACCCTGAAGCCACCTACGACTGCAAG AGTGATTTATGGTCCCTGGGGATCACAGCGATAGAGATGGCTGAAGGAGCGCCTC CGCTGTGTGATATGCACCCAATGAGAGCCCTCTTCCTCATTCCACGCAACCCAGCCCCCAGACTCAAATCAAAGAAATG GTCAAGGAAGTTCCAGTCATTCATTGAAAACACTCTGGTGAAGAGCCACAGCAACAGGCCCAGCACAGAGCATCTCCTCTTGCATCCCTTCGTCACAGAGCTTCCCAACGAGAGACACCTCCGCATCCAGCTGAAGGACCACATCGACCGcacgaagaagaagagaggagagaggg ACGAGACAGAGTACGAGTACAGCGGCAGCgaagaggaagacgaggagagGGATAAAGGCGAACCAAG CTCCATCATCAACGTCCCGGGGGAGTCGACCTTAAGGCGAGATTTCTTGCGCCTCCAGCAGGCCAACAAGGAGCGCTCGGAGGcgcagcggcggcagcagctggagcagaaGCAGAACGACGAGCACAAGCGCTTGCTGCTGGCTGAGCGGCAGAAGCGCATCGAGGAGCAGAAGGAGCAGAGGAGGCGGCTGGAGGAG cagcagcagagggagcGTGAGCTGAGGAAGAGGTTTGAGGAACAGGAGAAGATCCgaagggaggaggagaggaggcaaGCAGCCAGAGAACAg GAGTACAAGCGTAAACAGATCATAGAGCAGCGACAGGCAGAACTCCTGCAGATGAAGCTCCAGCAGGAGAGAGCCTACCTGGTGTCtctacaacagcagcagcagcaggaggggaGGCAAGCGGAAAAGAAACCGCTTTACCACTTCAAGGATGCCAGCCATTCTAATGACAAGCCAGCCTGGGCTAAGGAG ATGGCCCATCTCATTCCCTCGAAGGCCCACTCCGGCTCCATGTCCGGCTCGCCGTCTCTCCAAGACCAGACAGGCTCGGCTCAGAGCGAGGGGGCTGGCGTGGCGTCGCCGAAGCCCGAGATGCCTCGTCAGAACGCAGAGCCCAGCTCTGACACTCTGGAGCCCCAGCAGCACATCAGCAGCAGGGAGGAACGAGATCGAGACAGGACTGCTTGGTTGAGGGAAGAGGATATCCCCCCCAGG GTTCCCCAGAGAACAACCTCCATCTCTCCAGCCCTTGTTAGAAAGAATTCCCCAAATGGTGGTGGTGTGGGCCCTCGCGCCGGTTCCCAGCTCATACGGGCCAG TAATCCGGATCTGCGCCGTTCTGAGCTTTCCCTCGATGCCATGCTGCAAAGAACCTCCTCTAACTCGTCATCATCGTCTTCTCCTTCATCTCAGGGAGGCTCGTCCGAGAGGAGAG GCCAGACCAAGCAGGTCGGAACTCCTCCCGGAGCCAACGAAGAGGTCAAACCCAAACAGGGGGAAGGCCGGGAATCAGCCAGACCCAGCAGACCTGCA AGCTATAAGAAAGCCATAGATGAG GACTTAAGCGCACTGGCTAAGGAACTTAGAGAACTGAGGGTAGAAGAAGGAAGTCGGCCTCCAGTCAAG GTCACAGACTACTCATCCTCCAGCGAAGAATCGGAGAGCAGCGATGAGGACGGGGAGGTGCTGGGGCACGACGGGACCGTTGCCGTTAGCGACATCCCCCGCATCAT GCCGGGAGTCCAGAGCAGCTCTGAGTCGTATGGAGGGCTGGCAGAGGACCCTCTGGGAGGCTCCTATAATAGCTCCAGGGACAGTACTCTGATGATGAGAGAG GCCGAGGAAAGGAGGAGAGGTGGCCACTCCGAAAGCAATGGTTTTAGCAATCacagtaaccatggcaacctcCCTGACCTAGTACAGCAGAGCAACTCTCCCAACTCCACGCCCACCACAGCTCTGCAGGAACTTAGCGACATGGCCGAG tttggttTGAGTGGGTCCAAAGCATCGTTTACTCCCTTCGTCGACCCGCGTGTCTATCAAACCTCCCCGAGTGAAAACGACGAGAGCTCAGCAGCAG CCATGTTTGCCAACGAGCTGCTGAGGCAGGAGCAGGCGCGACTAAACGAAGCCAGAAAGATCTCTGTTGTTAATGTGAACCCCACAAACATCAGACCTCACAGCGACACGCCAGAGATCCGAAAATACAAGAAGCGCTTCAACTCGGAGATCCTGTGTGCCGCGCTCTGGG GTGTGAACCTGTTGGTCGGGACGGAAAATGGTTTAATGCTGCTTGACCGAAGTGGGCAGGGCAAAGTCTACAACCTGATTACGAGACGACGGTTTTTACAGATGGATGTGCTGGAGGGTCTGAATGTGTTAGTCACCATATCTG GGAAAAAGAACAAGCTGCGTGTTTACTATTTGTCCTGGCTGAGGAACAGAATATTACACAATGACCCAGAAGTGGAGAAGAAACAGGGTTGGATCACTGTTGGAGAGCTGGAGGGCTGTGTGCATTATAAAGTTG TAAAGTATGAGAGAATCAAATTCCTGGTGATTGCACTTAAGAACTCAGTGGAAATCTACGCCTGGGCACCAAAACCTTACCACAAATTCATGGCCTTTAAG tCGTTCACTGAGTTGCAGCACCGTCCTCAGCTGGTTGACCTCACAGTGGAGGAAGGCCAGAGGTTAAAAGTTATCTATGGCTCTTGTGTGGGCTTCCATGTCATCGATGTGGACTCAGGCAATCCCTACGACATTTACATCCCCTCACAT ATCCAGAGTCAGGTGACGCCCCATGCCATCGTTGTTCTCCCTAAGACCGATGGAATGGAGATGCTGTTGTGCTATGAGGACGAGGGGGTCTACGTCAACACGTATGGACGCATCACCAAGGACGTGGTGCTACAGTGGGGGGAGATGCCTACCTCTGTTG CCTATATCCATTCTAATCAGATTATGGGCTGGGGGGAGAAAGCCATAGAGATCCGCTCCGTTGAGACGGGTCATCTGGACGGCGTGTTCATGCACAAGAGAGCCCAGAGACTTAAATTCCTGTGTGAGCGCAATGATAAG GTGTTCTTTGCGTCGGTGCGTTCGGGAGGTAGTAGCCAGGTGTTCTTCATGACCCTCAACAGAAACTCGATGATGAACTGGTGA
- the tnika gene encoding TRAF2 and NCK interacting kinase a isoform X10 — MACDSSAQSQFEIDLSALKDPSGIFDLVELVGNGTYGQVYKGRHIRTGQLAAIKVMDVATDEEEEIKSEINMLKKYSNHRNIATYFGVFIKKQPPGIDDQLWLVMEFCGAGSVTDLIKNTKGNSLKEDWNAYICREILRGLAHLHQHKVIHRDIKGQNVLLTENAEVKLVDFGVSAQMDRTVGKRNTFIGTPYWMAPEVIACDENPEATYDCKSDLWSLGITAIEMAEGAPPLCDMHPMRALFLIPRNPAPRLKSKKWSRKFQSFIENTLVKSHSNRPSTEHLLLHPFVTELPNERHLRIQLKDHIDRTKKKRGERDETEYEYSGSEEEDEERDKGEPSSIINVPGESTLRRDFLRLQQANKERSEAQRRQQLEQKQNDEHKRLLLAERQKRIEEQKEQRRRLEEQQQRERELRKRFEEQEKIRREEERRQAAREQEYKRKQIIEQRQAELLQMKLQQERAYLVSLQQQQQQEGRQAEKKPLYHFKDASHSNDKPAWAKEMAHLIPSKAHSGSMSGSPSLQDQTGSAQSEGAGVASPKPEMPRQNAEPSSDTLEPQQHISSREERDRDRTAWLREEDIPPRVPQRTTSISPALVRKNSPNGGGVGPRAGSQLIRASNPDLRRSELSLDAMLQRTSSNSSSSSSPSSQGGSSERRGQTKQVGTPPGANEEVKPKQGEGRESARPSRPASYKKAIDEDLSALAKELRELRVEEGSRPPVKVTDYSSSSEESESSDEDGEVLGHDGTVAVSDIPRIMPGVQSSSESYGGLAEDPLGGSYNSSRDSTLMMREAEERRRGGHSESNGFSNHSNHGNLPDLVQQSNSPNSTPTTALQELSDMAEFGLSGSKASFTPFVDPRVYQTSPSENDESSAAAMFANELLRQEQARLNEARKISVVNVNPTNIRPHSDTPEIRKYKKRFNSEILCAALWGVNLLVGTENGLMLLDRSGQGKVYNLITRRRFLQMDVLEGLNVLVTISGKKNKLRVYYLSWLRNRILHNDPEVEKKQGWITVGELEGCVHYKVVKYERIKFLVIALKNSVEIYAWAPKPYHKFMAFKSFTELQHRPQLVDLTVEEGQRLKVIYGSCVGFHVIDVDSGNPYDIYIPSHCSKHMKIQSQVTPHAIVVLPKTDGMEMLLCYEDEGVYVNTYGRITKDVVLQWGEMPTSVAYIHSNQIMGWGEKAIEIRSVETGHLDGVFMHKRAQRLKFLCERNDKVFFASVRSGGSSQVFFMTLNRNSMMNW, encoded by the exons TTGGCAGCCATCAAGGTCATGGATGTCGCTACG gacgaggaggaagagatTAAGTCTGAAATCAACATGCTGAAGAAGTACAGCAATCACAGGAACATCGCCACTTACTTTGGAGTATTCATCAAGAAACAACCTCCTGGCATCGACGACCAGCTTTGG CTTGTCATGGAGTTCTGTGGAGCTGGCTCGGTGACAGACTTGATCAAAAACACCAAGGGCAACTCATTGAAGGAGGACTGGAACGCTTACATCTGCAGAGAGATTCTCAGG GGTCTGGCTCATCTGCATCAGCACAAGGTCATCCACAGAGACATCAAAGGACAGAACGTGCTGCTGACTGAGAACGCCGAGGTCAAGCTAG TGGATTTTGGCGTTTCGGCCCAGATGGACAGAACGGTGGGAAAGAGGAACACATTTATTGGGACACCGTACTGGATGGCGCCAGAGGTTATTGCCTGTGATGAAAACCCTGAAGCCACCTACGACTGCAAG AGTGATTTATGGTCCCTGGGGATCACAGCGATAGAGATGGCTGAAGGAGCGCCTC CGCTGTGTGATATGCACCCAATGAGAGCCCTCTTCCTCATTCCACGCAACCCAGCCCCCAGACTCAAATCAAAGAAATG GTCAAGGAAGTTCCAGTCATTCATTGAAAACACTCTGGTGAAGAGCCACAGCAACAGGCCCAGCACAGAGCATCTCCTCTTGCATCCCTTCGTCACAGAGCTTCCCAACGAGAGACACCTCCGCATCCAGCTGAAGGACCACATCGACCGcacgaagaagaagagaggagagaggg ACGAGACAGAGTACGAGTACAGCGGCAGCgaagaggaagacgaggagagGGATAAAGGCGAACCAAG CTCCATCATCAACGTCCCGGGGGAGTCGACCTTAAGGCGAGATTTCTTGCGCCTCCAGCAGGCCAACAAGGAGCGCTCGGAGGcgcagcggcggcagcagctggagcagaaGCAGAACGACGAGCACAAGCGCTTGCTGCTGGCTGAGCGGCAGAAGCGCATCGAGGAGCAGAAGGAGCAGAGGAGGCGGCTGGAGGAG cagcagcagagggagcGTGAGCTGAGGAAGAGGTTTGAGGAACAGGAGAAGATCCgaagggaggaggagaggaggcaaGCAGCCAGAGAACAg GAGTACAAGCGTAAACAGATCATAGAGCAGCGACAGGCAGAACTCCTGCAGATGAAGCTCCAGCAGGAGAGAGCCTACCTGGTGTCtctacaacagcagcagcagcaggaggggaGGCAAGCGGAAAAGAAACCGCTTTACCACTTCAAGGATGCCAGCCATTCTAATGACAAGCCAGCCTGGGCTAAGGAG ATGGCCCATCTCATTCCCTCGAAGGCCCACTCCGGCTCCATGTCCGGCTCGCCGTCTCTCCAAGACCAGACAGGCTCGGCTCAGAGCGAGGGGGCTGGCGTGGCGTCGCCGAAGCCCGAGATGCCTCGTCAGAACGCAGAGCCCAGCTCTGACACTCTGGAGCCCCAGCAGCACATCAGCAGCAGGGAGGAACGAGATCGAGACAGGACTGCTTGGTTGAGGGAAGAGGATATCCCCCCCAGG GTTCCCCAGAGAACAACCTCCATCTCTCCAGCCCTTGTTAGAAAGAATTCCCCAAATGGTGGTGGTGTGGGCCCTCGCGCCGGTTCCCAGCTCATACGGGCCAG TAATCCGGATCTGCGCCGTTCTGAGCTTTCCCTCGATGCCATGCTGCAAAGAACCTCCTCTAACTCGTCATCATCGTCTTCTCCTTCATCTCAGGGAGGCTCGTCCGAGAGGAGAG GCCAGACCAAGCAGGTCGGAACTCCTCCCGGAGCCAACGAAGAGGTCAAACCCAAACAGGGGGAAGGCCGGGAATCAGCCAGACCCAGCAGACCTGCA AGCTATAAGAAAGCCATAGATGAG GACTTAAGCGCACTGGCTAAGGAACTTAGAGAACTGAGGGTAGAAGAAGGAAGTCGGCCTCCAGTCAAG GTCACAGACTACTCATCCTCCAGCGAAGAATCGGAGAGCAGCGATGAGGACGGGGAGGTGCTGGGGCACGACGGGACCGTTGCCGTTAGCGACATCCCCCGCATCAT GCCGGGAGTCCAGAGCAGCTCTGAGTCGTATGGAGGGCTGGCAGAGGACCCTCTGGGAGGCTCCTATAATAGCTCCAGGGACAGTACTCTGATGATGAGAGAG GCCGAGGAAAGGAGGAGAGGTGGCCACTCCGAAAGCAATGGTTTTAGCAATCacagtaaccatggcaacctcCCTGACCTAGTACAGCAGAGCAACTCTCCCAACTCCACGCCCACCACAGCTCTGCAGGAACTTAGCGACATGGCCGAG tttggttTGAGTGGGTCCAAAGCATCGTTTACTCCCTTCGTCGACCCGCGTGTCTATCAAACCTCCCCGAGTGAAAACGACGAGAGCTCAGCAGCAG CCATGTTTGCCAACGAGCTGCTGAGGCAGGAGCAGGCGCGACTAAACGAAGCCAGAAAGATCTCTGTTGTTAATGTGAACCCCACAAACATCAGACCTCACAGCGACACGCCAGAGATCCGAAAATACAAGAAGCGCTTCAACTCGGAGATCCTGTGTGCCGCGCTCTGGG GTGTGAACCTGTTGGTCGGGACGGAAAATGGTTTAATGCTGCTTGACCGAAGTGGGCAGGGCAAAGTCTACAACCTGATTACGAGACGACGGTTTTTACAGATGGATGTGCTGGAGGGTCTGAATGTGTTAGTCACCATATCTG GGAAAAAGAACAAGCTGCGTGTTTACTATTTGTCCTGGCTGAGGAACAGAATATTACACAATGACCCAGAAGTGGAGAAGAAACAGGGTTGGATCACTGTTGGAGAGCTGGAGGGCTGTGTGCATTATAAAGTTG TAAAGTATGAGAGAATCAAATTCCTGGTGATTGCACTTAAGAACTCAGTGGAAATCTACGCCTGGGCACCAAAACCTTACCACAAATTCATGGCCTTTAAG tCGTTCACTGAGTTGCAGCACCGTCCTCAGCTGGTTGACCTCACAGTGGAGGAAGGCCAGAGGTTAAAAGTTATCTATGGCTCTTGTGTGGGCTTCCATGTCATCGATGTGGACTCAGGCAATCCCTACGACATTTACATCCCCTCACAT TGTTCCAAACACATGAAG ATCCAGAGTCAGGTGACGCCCCATGCCATCGTTGTTCTCCCTAAGACCGATGGAATGGAGATGCTGTTGTGCTATGAGGACGAGGGGGTCTACGTCAACACGTATGGACGCATCACCAAGGACGTGGTGCTACAGTGGGGGGAGATGCCTACCTCTGTTG CCTATATCCATTCTAATCAGATTATGGGCTGGGGGGAGAAAGCCATAGAGATCCGCTCCGTTGAGACGGGTCATCTGGACGGCGTGTTCATGCACAAGAGAGCCCAGAGACTTAAATTCCTGTGTGAGCGCAATGATAAG GTGTTCTTTGCGTCGGTGCGTTCGGGAGGTAGTAGCCAGGTGTTCTTCATGACCCTCAACAGAAACTCGATGATGAACTGGTGA